A stretch of Halostagnicola kamekurae DNA encodes these proteins:
- a CDS encoding phosphatase PAP2 family protein, with product MLLDVLTDVVIVVVAMLAIAIPLIIGFDRIRTTLSEWRSRIRISLPVIALLLVVMLFNRYGRETLTAMSREYGVDMTTVFYELEGDFISVFQAFDYTIVTQFFSFVYIYAYVFVLVFPVLAYFALSDNRPFRQLLTAYALNYSIGVIIYFLAIAFGPRNVMPEVFDTTLYNFQPRYQHLTRQVNDYRNVFPSLHTSMAVTVGIFALRTRDEYPLWAPIALFFAICVPLSTMYLAIHWAIDVVAGTVLAIFCVSVSVVVVERWELWKRSSEHLPTLAELRGWLADAWVRLRSPLR from the coding sequence ATGTTACTAGATGTCCTGACCGACGTCGTCATCGTCGTCGTCGCGATGCTCGCGATCGCGATCCCGCTTATTATCGGGTTCGATCGCATCCGGACGACGTTGTCCGAGTGGCGCTCGCGAATTCGAATCTCGCTGCCGGTCATCGCGCTGTTGCTCGTCGTCATGCTGTTCAACCGCTACGGTCGCGAGACGCTGACGGCGATGTCACGGGAGTACGGCGTCGACATGACCACGGTGTTCTACGAACTCGAGGGCGATTTCATCTCCGTCTTTCAGGCGTTCGATTACACGATAGTGACCCAATTTTTCTCGTTTGTGTACATATACGCCTACGTCTTCGTGCTGGTCTTTCCGGTTCTCGCGTACTTTGCACTCTCCGATAACCGCCCGTTCAGACAGTTGCTCACGGCGTACGCGCTCAATTACAGTATCGGTGTGATCATCTACTTCCTCGCCATCGCGTTCGGACCGCGAAACGTGATGCCGGAGGTGTTCGATACGACCCTGTACAACTTCCAGCCGCGATACCAACACCTCACGCGGCAGGTCAACGATTACAGGAACGTCTTCCCGTCGTTGCACACCTCGATGGCGGTCACCGTCGGCATCTTCGCGTTACGGACTCGAGACGAATACCCGCTGTGGGCACCCATCGCTCTCTTTTTCGCGATCTGCGTTCCGCTCTCGACGATGTACCTCGCAATTCACTGGGCGATCGACGTCGTGGCGGGGACCGTCCTCGCAATCTTCTGTGTGTCCGTGTCGGTGGTCGTCGTCGAGCGCTGGGAACTCTGGAAACGGAGTTCAGAACACCTGCCGACGCTCGCCGAACTCCGCGGGTGGCTCGCCGACGCGTGGGTGCGCCTTCGATCACCCCTCCGATAG
- a CDS encoding DUF2797 domain-containing protein has product MQLVGYERSGKGSSLLCSDGTDLSRESLEPGTELSYTLGSRHCAGVIDDESHVPCDRPSAPYCEFHTSTWVCARCTGTCLKDEMDCYEDHAVYIAAFAPETFKVGVTKLWRLETRLREQGADRAAHVHTVSNGRIARELEAEIAEELVDRVRTRSKVASLAATVDDAAWVDVLAEFDVIDRFEFDYGLDLETRPVRETIASGTVVGVKGRLLVVENGGTTYAVDMRDLVGYDLLEESSSRDLQSSLGSFG; this is encoded by the coding sequence GTGCAACTGGTCGGGTACGAACGGTCGGGAAAGGGGTCCTCGCTGCTCTGTAGCGACGGTACCGACCTGAGCCGGGAATCGCTCGAGCCCGGAACCGAGCTATCCTACACGCTCGGCTCGCGCCACTGCGCCGGCGTCATCGACGACGAGAGCCACGTTCCGTGCGACCGACCGAGCGCCCCCTACTGCGAGTTCCACACGAGCACGTGGGTCTGTGCGCGTTGTACTGGCACCTGCCTCAAAGACGAGATGGACTGTTACGAGGATCACGCCGTCTATATCGCCGCGTTCGCGCCGGAGACGTTCAAAGTCGGCGTCACGAAACTGTGGCGACTCGAGACCCGGCTCAGAGAGCAAGGAGCCGACCGCGCGGCCCACGTTCACACCGTCTCGAACGGTCGGATCGCCCGCGAACTCGAGGCCGAAATCGCCGAGGAACTGGTCGACCGCGTCCGAACGCGATCGAAGGTCGCCTCGCTCGCGGCGACCGTCGACGACGCGGCGTGGGTGGACGTTCTCGCAGAATTCGACGTCATCGATCGGTTCGAGTTCGATTACGGACTCGACCTCGAGACGCGACCGGTTCGCGAGACAATCGCCTCGGGCACCGTCGTCGGCGTCAAGGGGCGGCTTCTGGTCGTCGAGAACGGCGGGACGACCTACGCGGTCGACATGCGCGACCTCGTGGGCTACGACCTTCTCGAGGAGTCGTCGAGCCGGGATCTGCAGTCGTCGTTGGGATCGTTCGGGTAG